A single Saccharolobus shibatae B12 DNA region contains:
- a CDS encoding 50S ribosomal protein L18e, with protein MKVTGSTNIMVRKLIRNLEKSKKPLWRKVAEELSASSRKRPYINLYKINKYTKTNDIVVVPGKVLGIGKLDHVVTVIALDFSKSAIEKIRASGGQTMSIYKALETFKDFKGKSVRLMKQ; from the coding sequence ATGAAGGTAACTGGTAGTACGAATATAATGGTTAGAAAGCTTATTAGAAATTTGGAAAAGTCTAAGAAGCCATTGTGGAGAAAAGTAGCTGAGGAATTATCGGCATCATCCAGAAAGAGGCCATATATTAACCTATACAAAATAAACAAGTACACTAAGACCAATGACATAGTTGTTGTTCCAGGAAAAGTCTTAGGTATAGGTAAACTAGATCACGTAGTAACAGTTATTGCATTAGATTTCTCAAAATCCGCTATAGAAAAAATTAGAGCTTCGGGAGGTCAGACTATGAGTATATATAAAGCTTTAGAAACCTTTAAGGATTTTAAAGGAAAAAGTGTGAGGTTGATGAAGCAATGA
- a CDS encoding 50S ribosomal protein L13: protein MSTQVQEQEVVINAEGQILGRMASNIVRLLKEGKKVIIVNGEKAVISGEKNRVIESYKLLLTVRTLFNPYRNGIRRPKSPINIVKRTIRGMLPKSSKGRRMLKNVKVYIGVPKEFEGRQFIKFPDADVSRLKGKYVTVEVVAKELGWS, encoded by the coding sequence ATGAGTACGCAAGTTCAAGAGCAAGAAGTAGTAATTAACGCTGAAGGTCAGATCTTAGGTAGAATGGCGAGTAACATAGTTAGATTATTAAAGGAAGGTAAAAAGGTAATTATAGTAAATGGAGAAAAAGCAGTAATAAGTGGGGAGAAAAACAGAGTTATAGAGTCATATAAATTACTTTTAACAGTAAGAACGCTTTTTAATCCTTATAGAAATGGGATTAGAAGACCTAAATCACCGATAAATATAGTTAAAAGGACTATTAGGGGAATGTTACCTAAGAGTAGTAAGGGACGTAGAATGCTTAAGAACGTTAAGGTATATATTGGAGTACCGAAGGAATTTGAGGGGAGACAATTTATTAAATTCCCAGACGCTGATGTGAGTAGACTTAAAGGTAAGTATGTAACAGTAGAAGTAGTTGCAAAAGAGCTAGGGTGGAGTTGA
- a CDS encoding 30S ribosomal protein S9: MSEEQKVVISSARRKTARATCYIFPGKGRVFVNNIPIELIPIEIVRLKVMEPLLLAGNDIRSKIDAKIVTYGGGIMGQADAARMALARALVKFTGSDELKKIYRAYDRTMLAGDPRQTESEKWMRYSARRWRQKSYR; the protein is encoded by the coding sequence ATGAGTGAGGAACAGAAAGTAGTTATTTCCAGCGCTAGAAGGAAGACAGCTAGAGCTACATGTTATATATTCCCCGGGAAAGGAAGAGTGTTCGTAAACAACATTCCAATTGAGTTAATACCAATAGAAATCGTAAGATTGAAAGTCATGGAACCATTACTTTTAGCTGGGAATGACATTAGATCAAAGATAGATGCCAAAATAGTAACTTATGGGGGTGGGATAATGGGCCAGGCTGATGCAGCAAGGATGGCTTTGGCTAGGGCATTGGTTAAGTTCACTGGTAGTGATGAATTAAAGAAAATATATAGGGCGTATGATAGGACAATGCTAGCTGGAGATCCAAGGCAGACGGAATCAGAGAAATGGATGAGATATAGCGCAAGGAGATGGAGGCAGAAATCGTATAGGTGA
- a CDS encoding DNA-directed RNA polymerase subunit N, giving the protein MMIPIRCFTCGSLIADKWQPFITRVNAGENPGKVLDDLGVKRYCCRRMLLSHIDIISEVIHYTRPI; this is encoded by the coding sequence ATGATGATCCCAATTAGATGTTTTACATGTGGTTCATTGATAGCTGATAAGTGGCAGCCATTTATAACAAGAGTTAATGCAGGGGAGAATCCAGGAAAGGTTCTTGATGACTTAGGTGTAAAAAGATATTGTTGCAGAAGAATGCTTTTATCTCACATAGATATAATTAGTGAAGTAATCCACTATACTAGACCAATTTGA
- the rpsB gene encoding 30S ribosomal protein S2 → MSEKEERGGELTEAEKEELRKSEKGTIIELLVPVETYLSAGVHIGTHSCTKYMESFVYRVRAEGLYVLDVRKIDERLRIAAKFLSRYEPQDIIAVASRPYAYRPVQKFAEVIGARALVGRIIPGTFTNPYLSTYTEPKVLLVSDPRTDTQAIKEAAKVGIPIVAFADTDAKIDYIDLIIPANNKGRKSLALLYWALARQILRERRIIPPDGDLAVPVSEFEMRLVQ, encoded by the coding sequence TTGAGTGAAAAGGAAGAAAGAGGAGGAGAATTAACTGAAGCAGAAAAAGAGGAGTTACGAAAATCCGAAAAAGGTACAATAATAGAATTATTAGTTCCAGTAGAGACTTATCTTTCGGCTGGAGTTCATATAGGTACTCATAGTTGTACTAAATATATGGAGAGTTTCGTATATAGAGTAAGAGCAGAAGGATTGTATGTATTAGATGTTAGAAAGATAGATGAAAGATTAAGAATAGCAGCTAAGTTCTTATCAAGGTATGAACCACAGGATATAATTGCAGTAGCGAGTAGGCCTTATGCATACAGGCCAGTCCAAAAGTTCGCAGAAGTGATAGGAGCTAGAGCATTGGTAGGTAGAATAATACCAGGAACTTTTACAAATCCATATTTATCAACATATACAGAGCCAAAGGTATTGTTAGTATCCGATCCTAGAACTGATACTCAAGCAATAAAAGAAGCTGCTAAGGTAGGAATACCGATAGTTGCTTTTGCTGATACTGATGCTAAAATCGATTATATTGATCTCATAATACCGGCCAATAATAAAGGTAGGAAATCATTGGCGCTATTATATTGGGCATTAGCTAGGCAAATACTCAGAGAGAGGAGGATAATTCCCCCAGATGGCGATTTGGCGGTACCAGTAAGTGAATTCGAGATGAGGCTTGTTCAATGA
- the amrB gene encoding AmmeMemoRadiSam system protein B yields the protein MKRLPAVAGSFYESDPKKLKMQIEWSFRHNIGPRDIPKQSYEKKKRDNLFFVVPHAGYIYSGPVAAHSYYYLVSEGRPDVVIILGPNHTGLGSYVSAWPKGEWETPLGSVKIDEEILMQLIKESEVIDLDEKSHLYEHSIEVQLPFLQYFFGDNFKMVPIVIMMQTPEIAEFLADAIYKVMQKNPDKDIVVLASSDMNHYDPHEITVKKDEEAIEKIQQLDYKGLYEVVEGKDVTLCGYGPIMVNLILAKKFGKKAYILKHATSGDTSGPKDSVVGYLAARFGS from the coding sequence ATGAAGAGATTACCAGCGGTTGCAGGTTCTTTTTATGAATCAGATCCGAAAAAACTTAAAATGCAGATTGAGTGGTCATTCAGACATAATATAGGTCCAAGAGATATTCCTAAACAATCTTACGAGAAGAAGAAAAGAGATAATTTATTTTTTGTCGTGCCCCATGCTGGTTATATTTATAGCGGCCCCGTGGCAGCTCACTCATATTATTATTTAGTTTCAGAAGGTAGGCCAGATGTTGTGATAATATTAGGTCCTAATCATACCGGTTTGGGTTCTTATGTTTCTGCCTGGCCTAAGGGAGAATGGGAAACTCCGTTAGGTAGTGTGAAAATAGATGAAGAAATTTTAATGCAATTAATCAAGGAATCGGAAGTGATAGACTTAGATGAAAAATCGCACTTATACGAACATTCAATCGAGGTTCAATTGCCATTTTTGCAGTACTTTTTTGGTGATAACTTTAAGATGGTTCCAATTGTAATTATGATGCAAACCCCTGAAATTGCCGAATTTCTAGCAGATGCCATTTATAAGGTTATGCAGAAGAATCCAGATAAGGATATAGTAGTCTTGGCAAGTAGTGATATGAACCATTACGACCCACATGAGATTACGGTAAAGAAAGATGAGGAAGCAATAGAAAAAATTCAACAATTAGATTATAAGGGTTTATACGAGGTTGTAGAAGGTAAAGATGTTACTTTATGTGGTTATGGTCCTATAATGGTTAACCTAATCCTAGCTAAGAAGTTCGGTAAAAAAGCCTATATTTTGAAACATGCAACTTCTGGTGACACTTCGGGACCTAAAGATTCAGTTGTGGGTTATCTTGCAGCGCGTTTTGGGAGTTAG
- a CDS encoding isopentenyl phosphate kinase — MDMGSELAYDYRVLKLGGSLITCKDLPRCVRLELLRKISEEIKKFIDENPNEKIILLHGGGSFGHYEASIFDDSRTVRTSEAMQELNYMITKQLLKSGVNVISIPGKFYTFDIVLNALEKGLVPLIYGDIKFDGSIISADDMSIDIVKKLNARLLFAIDKAGILGRDGRVISELRRIDEVGRLLQANYYDITGGIISKIQKIFENNLNAMIFDGSKAGNIYLALKGYNIGTLVRGNPNA; from the coding sequence ATGGATATGGGATCTGAATTGGCTTACGATTATAGAGTTCTCAAATTAGGTGGAAGTCTAATCACATGCAAAGATCTCCCTAGGTGTGTTAGATTAGAATTGCTAAGAAAAATTTCGGAAGAAATTAAGAAATTCATTGATGAAAATCCTAACGAAAAGATTATATTATTACATGGTGGAGGGAGTTTTGGCCATTATGAGGCATCGATATTTGATGATAGTAGAACCGTAAGGACCTCTGAAGCCATGCAGGAGTTAAATTATATGATAACTAAACAACTGTTAAAAAGTGGTGTTAACGTTATTAGTATCCCTGGAAAATTCTATACTTTTGATATAGTGTTAAATGCTCTAGAGAAGGGCCTTGTGCCCTTGATATATGGTGATATTAAATTTGATGGATCCATAATTTCTGCAGATGATATGAGTATAGATATTGTGAAGAAACTCAATGCCAGATTACTTTTCGCAATCGATAAGGCTGGAATTTTAGGAAGGGATGGAAGAGTCATAAGCGAGTTAAGAAGGATAGATGAGGTTGGTAGATTGCTACAAGCTAATTATTATGATATTACTGGTGGAATAATTTCTAAGATACAAAAGATATTTGAAAACAATTTAAATGCTATGATTTTTGATGGGAGTAAAGCTGGAAATATATATTTAGCATTAAAGGGATATAATATAGGTACTTTGGTAAGAGGTAATCCGAATGCCTGA
- the fni gene encoding type 2 isopentenyl-diphosphate Delta-isomerase, with the protein MPDIVNRKVEHVEIAAFENVDGLSSSTFLNDVILVHQGFPGISFSEINTKTKFFRKEISVPVMVTGMTGGRNELGRINKIIAEVAEKFGIPMGVGSQRVAIEKAEARESFAIVRKVAPTIPIIANLGMPQLVKGYGLKEFQDAIQMIEADAIAVHLNPAQEVFQPEGEPEYQIYALEKLRDISKELSVPIIVKESGNGISMETAKLLYSYGIKNFDTSGQGGTNWIAIEMIRDIRRGNWKAESAKNFLDWGVPTAASIMEVRYSVPDSFLVGSGGIRSGLDAAKAIALGADIAGMALPVLKSAIEGKESLEQFFRKIIFELKAAMMLTGSKDVDALKKTSIVILGKLKEWAEYRGINLSIYEKVRKRE; encoded by the coding sequence ATGCCTGATATAGTAAATAGAAAAGTGGAGCACGTTGAAATTGCCGCTTTTGAAAACGTAGATGGTTTATCTTCATCAACGTTCTTAAATGATGTAATTTTAGTTCACCAAGGATTTCCGGGGATATCATTTAGTGAAATAAATACTAAGACAAAATTTTTTAGGAAAGAGATAAGTGTGCCAGTAATGGTAACTGGGATGACAGGTGGAAGGAATGAATTGGGAAGAATAAACAAGATTATAGCAGAGGTCGCTGAAAAATTCGGAATACCCATGGGGGTAGGTAGTCAGAGAGTTGCGATAGAAAAGGCTGAGGCAAGGGAAAGTTTTGCGATAGTTAGGAAGGTAGCTCCTACAATACCTATTATTGCTAATTTAGGGATGCCACAACTAGTTAAAGGATATGGGCTAAAGGAATTCCAAGACGCCATACAAATGATCGAAGCTGATGCAATAGCTGTTCACTTAAATCCAGCCCAAGAAGTATTTCAACCAGAAGGTGAACCTGAGTATCAGATTTATGCTCTAGAAAAACTGAGAGACATCTCTAAGGAGTTATCTGTGCCGATTATAGTAAAGGAAAGCGGCAACGGTATTTCCATGGAAACTGCAAAACTTCTTTACAGTTATGGTATAAAGAATTTTGACACTTCTGGACAAGGCGGTACTAATTGGATAGCAATTGAGATGATAAGGGATATTAGAAGAGGGAACTGGAAGGCAGAGAGTGCAAAAAATTTTCTGGATTGGGGTGTACCAACTGCAGCGTCGATAATGGAAGTGAGATATTCAGTTCCAGATTCCTTTCTAGTGGGTAGTGGAGGCATTAGGAGTGGGTTAGATGCAGCTAAGGCTATAGCCTTAGGTGCTGATATTGCTGGTATGGCATTACCAGTGTTAAAAAGTGCTATAGAAGGTAAGGAAAGTTTAGAACAATTCTTTAGAAAGATAATATTTGAATTGAAGGCCGCCATGATGCTTACTGGTTCTAAAGACGTTGATGCGTTAAAGAAGACCAGTATTGTTATTTTAGGTAAACTTAAAGAGTGGGCAGAATATAGGGGGATAAATTTATCTATATACGAGAAAGTTAGAAAGAGAGAATAA
- the gds gene encoding geranylgeranyl diphosphate synthase codes for MSDELSSYFNDIVNNVNFHIKNFVKSNVRTLEEASFHLFTAGGKRLRPLILVSSSDLIGGDRQRAYKAAAAVEILHNFTLVHDDIMDRDYLRRGLPTVHVKWGEPMAILAGDYLHAKAFEALNEALKGLDGNTFYKAFSVFINSIEIISEGQAMDMSFENRVDVTEEEYMQMIKGKTAMLFSCSAALGGIINKASDDIIKNLVEYGLNLGISFQIVDDILGIIGDEKELGKPVYSDIREGKKTILVIKTLSEATDDEKKILVSTLGNREAKKDDLERASEIIRKYSLQYAYNLAKKYSDLALEHLRKIPVYNETAEKALKYLAQFTIERRK; via the coding sequence ATGAGTGACGAATTAAGTTCGTATTTTAATGATATAGTTAACAATGTAAATTTTCATATAAAAAATTTTGTAAAGAGCAATGTTAGAACGCTTGAGGAAGCATCGTTTCATTTATTTACAGCTGGGGGCAAAAGACTTAGACCCTTAATTCTGGTTTCATCGTCAGACTTAATTGGCGGGGACAGGCAAAGGGCATATAAGGCAGCAGCTGCCGTGGAGATTCTTCACAACTTTACTCTAGTTCATGACGATATAATGGATAGGGATTACCTAAGAAGAGGATTACCAACTGTTCATGTAAAGTGGGGTGAACCAATGGCAATACTTGCAGGTGATTACTTACACGCCAAGGCTTTTGAAGCCTTAAATGAGGCTCTAAAAGGTCTTGACGGGAATACGTTTTATAAGGCTTTTTCCGTATTTATTAATTCTATCGAGATAATATCGGAAGGTCAAGCAATGGATATGTCATTTGAAAATAGAGTAGATGTAACTGAGGAAGAGTACATGCAAATGATAAAAGGAAAGACTGCGATGCTATTTTCATGTTCTGCTGCATTAGGCGGTATAATTAACAAGGCTAGCGATGATATAATTAAAAATTTAGTCGAATATGGATTAAATCTAGGCATATCATTCCAAATAGTGGATGATATCTTAGGAATTATTGGAGACGAAAAGGAATTAGGGAAACCAGTTTACAGTGATATTAGGGAAGGTAAGAAAACAATTCTTGTTATAAAAACTTTAAGTGAAGCTACTGACGATGAAAAGAAAATTCTGGTTTCTACGCTTGGGAATAGGGAGGCTAAAAAGGACGATCTTGAGAGAGCGTCGGAAATAATAAGGAAGTATTCATTGCAATATGCATACAATTTAGCTAAAAAGTACTCAGATCTTGCATTAGAACATTTGCGTAAAATTCCAGTTTACAATGAAACTGCTGAAAAGGCTTTAAAATATCTAGCGCAGTTTACCATTGAAAGGAGAAAGTAA
- a CDS encoding MraY family glycosyltransferase produces MSISGILLSIFISFFISYITTVWVIRQAKKSGLVGKDVNKPDKPEIPLMGGISIIAGFIAGSFSLLLTDVRSERVIPSVILSSLLIAFLGLLDDIFNLRQSVRAFLPIFASVPLIVYSVGHSVISIPFLGPVNFGILYYVIIIPFALTIASNAFNMLEGLNGLGVGMGVIMLSALAYIGLTHGGPSYQAGLVALSAIFSLVAFLLFNKYPAKIFPGNVGTYFIGALIGAIGIAGFMYTALAILYIPYVVEFILKLRTKFKGVSFGKVDSSGRLYWDEKPHSLTHVVMKMGRFKEYQVVIILWGIEVIFAIIAVILQSVTIVI; encoded by the coding sequence ATGAGCATATCAGGGATATTGCTTTCAATTTTTATATCCTTTTTCATAAGCTATATTACAACAGTCTGGGTAATAAGACAGGCAAAAAAGAGTGGGCTTGTAGGTAAGGATGTAAATAAACCAGATAAACCGGAAATACCACTAATGGGTGGGATAAGTATAATAGCCGGGTTTATAGCGGGATCCTTCTCCTTATTACTAACTGATGTAAGAAGTGAGCGAGTAATTCCATCTGTAATACTCTCCTCATTGCTTATAGCATTTCTTGGACTATTAGATGATATATTTAACCTTAGGCAATCAGTAAGAGCATTTCTACCAATTTTCGCATCAGTTCCGCTAATAGTTTACAGCGTTGGACACTCAGTAATATCAATTCCATTTTTAGGTCCAGTAAATTTCGGAATATTGTATTATGTCATAATAATACCTTTTGCGTTAACGATAGCATCTAATGCCTTCAATATGCTAGAGGGTCTAAACGGGTTGGGTGTAGGTATGGGGGTTATAATGTTATCTGCATTAGCGTATATAGGACTAACTCATGGTGGTCCTTCATACCAGGCTGGTTTAGTGGCACTTTCAGCAATTTTTTCATTAGTGGCTTTTCTGTTATTTAATAAATATCCTGCGAAAATATTTCCAGGTAATGTTGGCACGTATTTCATAGGAGCATTGATAGGAGCCATAGGAATTGCGGGTTTCATGTACACTGCATTAGCGATTCTCTATATACCATACGTTGTGGAGTTCATATTGAAGTTAAGAACAAAGTTTAAGGGCGTATCGTTTGGCAAAGTGGACTCTTCTGGTAGATTATATTGGGATGAAAAGCCTCATTCATTAACACATGTAGTAATGAAAATGGGTCGATTTAAGGAGTATCAAGTGGTTATAATTTTATGGGGAATAGAAGTAATATTCGCAATAATAGCTGTAATTCTACAAAGTGTAACAATAGTAATATAG
- a CDS encoding transposase: protein MDLLATNEVTLYDIQLKELVEGSGQSLTLILVPKILSDDALLNKSVKEIEKMALEEAEKKSPNYQRGKEVKRKGYARYRFLKGFKIMLEGREVIYKLEWISVKLPVLYGIKGRVKTQVEETLLREERKVFTALMLVYSVLGGKLNAKLWMPQIEASGNFKYVIVDGKCVKLKGGKGVLLSAIGMTKEGKRAVLDIILSVEEDAVGYWKLLVEVWKKSSFVLVVADGTKALDRAISLAELQVRRQGCLVHLKRNATKEEREALNVIISSAESGEIKPETCPRLLSYLSAPKELWRWLKSNNLIESFNSLLERRRFGKFHSPWRILQIARTIANNYNLLTCFLVTVIILQYSSFFSLYQKYTQ, encoded by the coding sequence GTGGACCTCTTAGCTACGAACGAGGTAACCCTCTACGACATTCAGCTAAAGGAACTCGTAGAGGGATCTGGACAGAGCTTAACCCTCATACTCGTCCCCAAGATATTATCCGATGACGCCTTATTAAACAAATCGGTCAAGGAGATCGAGAAGATGGCCTTGGAGGAGGCTGAGAAGAAGAGTCCTAACTACCAGAGAGGTAAGGAGGTGAAAAGGAAGGGTTACGCGAGGTACAGGTTCCTCAAGGGGTTTAAGATCATGTTAGAAGGGAGAGAAGTCATTTACAAGTTAGAGTGGATCTCGGTGAAATTGCCCGTACTTTACGGAATTAAGGGGAGGGTGAAGACTCAGGTGGAGGAGACTTTGCTGAGGGAGGAGAGGAAGGTCTTCACGGCCTTGATGTTGGTCTATTCTGTGCTGGGAGGTAAGTTGAACGCCAAGCTCTGGATGCCTCAGATCGAAGCGAGTGGCAATTTCAAGTATGTAATAGTTGATGGGAAGTGCGTGAAGCTCAAGGGAGGAAAGGGAGTCCTCCTCTCGGCGATTGGTATGACAAAGGAAGGCAAGAGGGCCGTTCTGGATATAATCTTAAGCGTGGAGGAAGATGCAGTGGGTTATTGGAAACTCTTGGTTGAGGTCTGGAAGAAGTCGAGCTTCGTCCTAGTGGTGGCTGATGGAACTAAGGCGTTGGACAGGGCGATCTCCCTCGCTGAACTTCAAGTAAGAAGGCAAGGATGCTTGGTTCACCTTAAGCGTAACGCGACTAAGGAGGAGAGGGAGGCGTTGAATGTTATCATCTCATCTGCCGAGAGTGGAGAGATTAAGCCGGAGACTTGTCCGAGGCTCTTGAGTTATCTCTCCGCTCCCAAGGAGCTCTGGAGGTGGCTCAAATCCAATAACTTGATCGAGTCCTTCAACTCTCTCTTGGAAAGGCGGAGGTTCGGTAAGTTTCACTCCCCTTGGAGGATACTACAGATCGCTCGGACCATAGCTAACAACTATAACCTATTAACTTGTTTTCTCGTTACTGTAATAATATTACAATACTCCTCATTCTTCTCGCTTTATCAGAAATATACACAATAA
- a CDS encoding DUF1614 domain-containing protein codes for MKRIIVLSPFRGLFRSILYFLLGLIMALISAGYFSQLFSIVGINKDIAIIVSITISFLSLFSSPFNLVLKEVKKEAISIEEDVVFFFGFPVFIPRISKHNMNTLIAINLGGALIPLAVSLFLMYELQAYILYFVINIIIVAVASKLFSRVIRGVGVIMHPIIPSVFSVITSYFLFYRFHILIPLSAYIGSVVGTLIGADLLNLRRIINEARPQVISIGGMGTFDGIFVSGIISVFISELLII; via the coding sequence TTGAAAAGAATAATTGTTCTTTCGCCTTTTAGGGGTCTTTTTAGGTCTATATTATACTTCTTGTTAGGCCTTATTATGGCACTAATATCTGCAGGATATTTCTCCCAACTTTTTTCCATAGTCGGAATTAATAAGGATATTGCAATAATTGTTTCGATTACTATTTCATTTCTAAGTCTGTTCAGTAGCCCTTTTAACTTAGTTTTGAAAGAGGTGAAAAAAGAGGCTATATCAATCGAGGAAGATGTTGTATTCTTCTTTGGGTTTCCCGTCTTTATACCACGTATCTCTAAACACAATATGAATACATTAATCGCCATAAATCTAGGCGGAGCCCTAATTCCATTAGCAGTATCATTGTTTTTAATGTATGAATTACAAGCTTATATCTTATATTTTGTAATAAATATAATAATTGTTGCCGTTGCATCAAAGCTTTTCTCTAGGGTAATAAGAGGAGTTGGAGTTATAATGCACCCCATAATACCTAGCGTATTTTCAGTAATAACTAGTTATTTTCTTTTCTATAGATTTCATATTCTTATACCCTTATCTGCATACATTGGTAGCGTGGTAGGTACGTTAATAGGTGCCGATTTACTTAACTTAAGAAGAATTATTAATGAGGCAAGGCCACAAGTTATTAGCATAGGTGGGATGGGTACATTTGATGGTATATTCGTATCTGGTATTATATCTGTTTTCATAAGTGAACTCCTTATTATCTAA
- a CDS encoding NTP transferase domain-containing protein — MKAIILAGGKGRRITLFKPFLVVCGKPLISWVFDAVNKVCDKVYLGISSSHPLFPIFRDSIFKIFPTPDISYENDIKYVVDNLKPPILVVPIDVAFIDDNAIKTLIEKCNADVCSLKSYGSYLGVSYWIGLNFSNYTDIEVKKRLYNINTWEDYIKANKECNML, encoded by the coding sequence TTGAAAGCAATTATCTTAGCTGGGGGAAAGGGTAGAAGAATTACGTTATTTAAGCCTTTTTTAGTAGTTTGCGGTAAACCGTTAATTTCATGGGTTTTTGACGCAGTAAATAAGGTATGCGATAAGGTATACTTAGGTATTAGTTCATCTCATCCGTTATTTCCAATATTCAGGGATTCTATTTTCAAAATATTTCCTACTCCAGATATTAGTTATGAAAACGATATCAAATATGTAGTTGATAATTTAAAACCACCAATTCTAGTTGTGCCTATTGACGTCGCGTTCATTGACGATAATGCCATTAAAACTTTGATTGAAAAGTGTAATGCTGATGTATGCAGTCTCAAAAGTTATGGTAGTTATCTTGGCGTCTCTTATTGGATTGGATTAAATTTTTCGAATTATACTGATATTGAAGTGAAGAAGAGGTTATATAACATAAATACTTGGGAAGATTATATTAAAGCCAATAAGGAGTGTAATATGCTTTGA
- a CDS encoding AIR synthase family protein, which yields MNFGKVSTNKFIYNLPIGDCLTCPSIGEDAAVLEIKGEYLIVHSDPITEAKSDNGFLSIAVACNDINMKGAQCRWVNSVILLSDVSHLDGIISGISEACNSIGCKVVGGHTEVTSNVKQDIVITTAMGTSNKFLNYKSVKEGMKVVLVGSPGIEGTWILAKDYSELLLEKGVSREVIEKAKGFKKDIIVQQRALSILDYVVAMHDATEGGVMQALLEIAKATGYTVSINLDKIGLRYETKIITKALSIDPLRLISSGSFIAISNHPEKILERISEAYVIGEVRRGDSVLEIKDVGTFNQDFEEELVRFESNYLSWGKG from the coding sequence GTGAATTTCGGTAAAGTTTCTACCAATAAATTTATTTATAATTTACCAATAGGGGACTGTCTTACTTGTCCATCAATAGGTGAAGACGCTGCAGTTCTTGAGATAAAAGGTGAATATTTGATCGTACATTCAGATCCAATTACTGAGGCTAAAAGTGACAACGGTTTTCTTTCAATAGCGGTGGCGTGTAATGATATAAATATGAAAGGAGCGCAATGCAGATGGGTAAACAGTGTTATCTTACTTTCAGATGTTTCCCACTTGGATGGTATAATTTCTGGAATATCAGAAGCGTGTAACTCAATAGGCTGTAAAGTTGTAGGTGGTCATACAGAGGTTACAAGTAATGTTAAACAAGACATTGTAATTACTACCGCAATGGGAACTTCTAATAAGTTTTTGAACTACAAGAGTGTAAAAGAGGGAATGAAAGTCGTACTTGTTGGAAGCCCGGGTATTGAGGGAACATGGATTTTAGCTAAAGATTATAGTGAATTGCTATTAGAAAAGGGTGTAAGTAGGGAGGTTATTGAGAAGGCAAAGGGCTTTAAGAAGGACATAATAGTCCAACAGAGAGCTTTAAGTATTTTAGATTATGTAGTTGCAATGCACGACGCTACAGAGGGAGGAGTAATGCAAGCGTTACTTGAGATCGCAAAAGCTACCGGCTATACTGTTTCGATTAATTTGGATAAGATTGGATTGAGATATGAGACCAAAATTATAACTAAGGCCTTAAGTATTGATCCTTTAAGATTGATTTCCTCTGGGTCCTTTATTGCAATATCTAATCATCCGGAAAAGATTCTTGAGAGAATTAGTGAGGCATATGTAATAGGTGAGGTTAGGAGGGGGGATTCGGTTCTAGAGATTAAGGATGTTGGAACTTTTAATCAAGATTTCGAGGAGGAATTGGTGAGGTTTGAAAGCAATTATCTTAGCTGGGGGAAAGGGTAG